From a region of the Maridesulfovibrio ferrireducens genome:
- the rplL gene encoding 50S ribosomal protein L7/L12, with protein sequence MADITKDQVVEFISSMTVLELSEFIKELEEKFGVSAAAPVGVVAAVAGADAGAAAEEQTEFDVILKGAGGNKIAVIKAVRALTGLGLKEAKAKVDEAPAAIKEGVEKSEAEEALKQLTEAGADAEMK encoded by the coding sequence ATGGCAGATATCACAAAAGACCAGGTTGTAGAATTTATTTCCAGCATGACAGTTCTCGAACTTTCTGAGTTCATCAAAGAACTTGAAGAAAAGTTTGGCGTATCCGCAGCAGCTCCAGTAGGCGTAGTCGCCGCAGTAGCTGGTGCAGACGCTGGTGCAGCAGCTGAAGAACAGACTGAATTCGACGTTATCCTTAAGGGTGCCGGCGGAAACAAAATTGCTGTTATCAAAGCTGTCCGCGCTCTCACAGGCCTCGGTCTGAAAGAAGCTAAAGCTAAAGTAGACGAAGCTCCTGCAGCTATCAAAGAAGGCGTAGAAAAATCAGAAGCAGAAGAAGCTCTTAAGCAGCTTACTGAAGCTGGTGCTGACGCTGAAATGAAATAG
- the rplJ gene encoding 50S ribosomal protein L10, whose product MKRQDKAQIIEQLKEVAERASIAIVTDFKGLGVEDFTNLRAKLREVGVDCQVVKNTLARLAFEGTDHGILADKFKENCAIVTGYEDPVAAAKVVAEFAKESKTFELRFASLEGKYLDEDGVKALSLLPSKEELLGKALGTMNAVPTNFVRVLANVPRGLLNVLTAVKDQKEAA is encoded by the coding sequence GTGAAAAGGCAAGATAAAGCCCAGATTATTGAACAGCTCAAAGAAGTAGCTGAAAGGGCGAGCATTGCCATCGTTACTGACTTTAAAGGGCTTGGAGTTGAAGATTTTACTAATCTTCGCGCTAAACTTAGAGAAGTCGGTGTCGATTGCCAAGTCGTTAAGAACACTCTGGCCCGGTTGGCTTTTGAGGGTACCGATCACGGTATTCTCGCCGATAAATTCAAGGAAAACTGTGCGATTGTAACTGGATATGAAGATCCTGTTGCTGCAGCTAAGGTTGTTGCAGAATTTGCAAAAGAAAGTAAAACTTTCGAACTGCGTTTTGCATCCCTTGAGGGCAAGTATCTTGACGAAGATGGCGTAAAAGCTCTTTCCCTGCTTCCGAGCAAGGAAGAACTCTTAGGTAAGGCTCTTGGCACAATGAATGCTGTGCCCACAAACTTTGTGAGAGTTCTCGCAAATGTACCTCGCGGACTTCTGAACGTTCTTACAGCTGTTAAGGACCAGAAGGAAGCTGCATAA
- the rplA gene encoding 50S ribosomal protein L1: protein MPKHGKNYRNATEGTDSYGLTVENAVKLAVEKAYAKFDETVDVAINLGVDPKYSDQMIRGAVTLPNGLGKEVRVACFCSGEKEAEAKAAGADFVGGEDLVAKVKDGWLDFDKAIATPDMMAKVGLIGRVLGPRGLMPNAKTGTVTFDVAKAVSEVKAGRVEFKVDKAGVLHAPIGKVSFGAEKLLENLKSLLDTVNKLKPSTVKGTYMKAVAVATTMGPGFRVDPLAARKYVES from the coding sequence ATGCCTAAGCACGGAAAAAATTACAGAAATGCAACTGAAGGGACAGATTCATACGGTTTAACCGTTGAAAATGCTGTCAAACTTGCAGTTGAAAAGGCGTATGCAAAGTTCGACGAGACCGTTGATGTAGCCATCAACCTTGGAGTCGACCCCAAGTATTCCGATCAGATGATTCGTGGAGCAGTAACCCTGCCTAACGGACTCGGAAAAGAAGTAAGAGTAGCTTGCTTCTGTAGTGGGGAAAAAGAAGCGGAAGCCAAAGCTGCCGGTGCCGATTTTGTCGGTGGCGAAGATTTGGTTGCGAAAGTTAAAGACGGATGGCTTGATTTCGATAAAGCCATTGCTACACCTGATATGATGGCGAAAGTCGGTCTTATCGGTAGAGTACTTGGACCTCGCGGTCTGATGCCTAATGCTAAAACTGGAACCGTTACTTTTGACGTAGCTAAAGCCGTTAGCGAAGTTAAAGCTGGACGCGTAGAATTCAAGGTCGACAAGGCCGGTGTTCTTCATGCTCCTATCGGGAAAGTTTCTTTCGGTGCTGAAAAGCTCCTTGAGAATCTTAAATCCCTTCTTGATACTGTCAACAAACTTAAACCTTCAACGGTTAAAGGGACTTACATGAAAGCAGTTGCCGTGGCTACCACCATGGGCCCTGGTTTCAGAGTAGATCCATTGGCAGCAAGAAAGTACGTAGAGTCCTAA
- the rplK gene encoding 50S ribosomal protein L11 has translation MAKKEIGKIKLQIPAGSANPSPPVGPALGQHGVNIMEFCKAFNAKTQDQKGMITPVIITVYHDRSFSFITKTPPASTLLLKAAKLAKGSGEPNKNKVGKVSKAQVEEIAKLKAPDLTSANTEAAMKSIMGTARSMGIEVTD, from the coding sequence ATGGCCAAGAAAGAAATAGGCAAAATTAAGCTTCAGATTCCAGCTGGATCAGCTAATCCGTCCCCACCGGTCGGACCTGCGTTAGGTCAGCATGGCGTCAATATAATGGAATTCTGCAAAGCGTTTAACGCTAAAACGCAGGACCAAAAGGGCATGATCACTCCGGTCATTATTACTGTCTATCATGACAGGTCCTTTTCCTTCATTACTAAGACTCCTCCGGCTTCCACATTATTGCTTAAGGCTGCAAAGCTAGCAAAAGGTTCCGGAGAGCCAAACAAGAACAAAGTCGGTAAGGTTTCCAAAGCCCAGGTTGAAGAAATCGCTAAGCTTAAAGCTCCCGACTTGACCTCTGCAAATACTGAAGCTGCTATGAAAAGCATCATGGGCACAGCCCGCAGTATGGGCATTGAAGTCACAGACTAG
- the nusG gene encoding transcription termination/antitermination protein NusG — protein MNEDAEKPQGRKARWYIVHVYSGYEQRVEQTVREMMRIGQDNDLIEEVVVPTEKVVELVKGEKRTSTRKFYPGYVMIKMIMEDESWHLIQSIPRVTGFIGGKNRPTPMRDSEAAKILSLMEDRQEQPRPKFNFDRGDDVRVIDGPFSGFNGLVEDVNYDKGKLRVSVSIFGRQTPVELDFVQVTKG, from the coding sequence ATGAACGAAGACGCTGAAAAACCTCAGGGAAGGAAAGCCCGTTGGTACATAGTTCATGTCTATTCAGGATATGAACAGCGGGTTGAGCAGACTGTCCGTGAAATGATGAGAATTGGTCAGGACAATGATCTGATCGAAGAAGTCGTTGTTCCCACGGAAAAAGTGGTCGAGTTGGTCAAAGGGGAAAAGAGAACGTCTACTCGGAAATTTTATCCGGGTTACGTCATGATCAAAATGATCATGGAAGATGAGTCCTGGCATCTCATCCAATCTATCCCACGCGTAACTGGATTCATCGGTGGTAAAAACCGCCCGACTCCAATGCGTGACAGCGAAGCAGCTAAAATTCTGAGCCTGATGGAAGACCGTCAGGAACAGCCGAGACCTAAGTTCAACTTTGATCGGGGCGACGATGTCCGGGTCATTGACGGACCTTTCAGCGGTTTCAACGGCCTCGTAGAGGATGTCAACTACGATAAAGGTAAGCTTCGCGTGTCAGTTTCCATATTCGGTCGCCAGACTCCGGTGGAACTGGACTTTGTTCAGGTTACCAAAGGGTAA
- the secE gene encoding preprotein translocase subunit SecE, whose protein sequence is MAKKKNKSAGSQLTNTETRGIGAKFKEFAEFLEQSKVEMKKVVWPTQKETIQTCTAVLVLVVVMSIFLGVVDLGLSKFVEAILS, encoded by the coding sequence ATGGCCAAGAAAAAAAATAAAAGTGCGGGATCTCAGCTGACCAATACTGAAACTCGTGGAATTGGTGCTAAATTCAAAGAATTTGCCGAATTTCTAGAGCAGTCAAAGGTCGAGATGAAGAAGGTCGTATGGCCTACTCAGAAAGAGACTATTCAGACCTGTACCGCTGTCTTGGTCCTTGTCGTAGTCATGTCTATATTTCTGGGTGTTGTTGACCTAGGCCTCTCAAAATTTGTTGAGGCTATTTTATCTTAA
- the rpmG gene encoding 50S ribosomal protein L33: MRVKVLMQCTECKRRNYSTMKNKKNTTGRIELKKYCPFDKKHTLHKETK; this comes from the coding sequence ATGCGTGTCAAAGTTCTGATGCAGTGCACCGAGTGTAAACGTCGTAACTATTCGACGATGAAGAATAAAAAGAACACTACTGGTCGTATTGAATTGAAAAAGTATTGCCCTTTCGATAAGAAGCATACTCTTCATAAAGAAACCAAGTAG
- the tuf gene encoding elongation factor Tu: MGKAKFERKKPHVNIGTIGHIDHGKTTLTAAITKMAGLSGNGEYVAFDQIDKAPEEKERGITIATAHVEYETANRHYAHVDCPGHADYIKNMITGAAQMDGAILVVAATDGPMPQTREHILLARQVGVPFVVVFMNKCDMVDDEELLELVEMEIRELLSAYDFPGDDLPIIQGSALKALECDDIKSDEAKPIFELLEACDTYIEEPVRDIDKPFLMPIEDVFSISGRGTVVTGRVERGVVKVGEEVEIVGIKDTVKTTCTGVEMFRKLLDQGQAGDNVGVLLRGTKREDVERGQVLAAPGSIHPHTKFKAEVYILNKDEGGRHTPFFSGYRPQFYFRTTDITGIVTLEEGVEMVMPGDNATFIVEMINPIGMDPGLRFAIREGGRTVGAGVVTEIME, from the coding sequence ATGGGAAAAGCTAAATTCGAACGGAAGAAGCCTCATGTTAATATCGGTACCATCGGTCACATTGACCATGGTAAGACAACTTTGACCGCTGCTATCACTAAGATGGCTGGTCTTTCAGGAAATGGCGAATACGTTGCCTTCGACCAAATTGACAAGGCTCCTGAAGAAAAAGAACGCGGTATCACTATTGCTACTGCTCACGTAGAATACGAAACTGCTAATCGTCACTACGCACACGTTGACTGTCCTGGTCATGCTGATTACATCAAGAATATGATTACTGGTGCAGCACAGATGGACGGAGCAATTCTTGTTGTGGCTGCAACTGACGGTCCTATGCCTCAGACTCGTGAGCACATCCTGCTTGCTCGTCAGGTTGGTGTTCCTTTCGTTGTTGTTTTCATGAACAAGTGCGACATGGTTGACGACGAAGAGTTGCTTGAACTCGTAGAAATGGAAATTCGTGAACTTCTTTCCGCCTACGACTTCCCCGGTGATGATCTTCCAATCATCCAGGGTTCAGCTCTTAAAGCTCTTGAATGTGATGATATCAAAAGCGACGAAGCAAAGCCTATCTTTGAACTTCTCGAAGCTTGTGACACTTACATTGAAGAGCCTGTACGTGATATCGATAAACCTTTCCTTATGCCAATCGAAGACGTTTTCTCCATCTCAGGTCGCGGTACTGTTGTAACAGGTCGTGTTGAGCGCGGAGTTGTTAAAGTTGGTGAAGAAGTTGAAATCGTAGGTATCAAAGACACCGTCAAGACAACTTGTACCGGTGTTGAAATGTTCCGCAAGCTCCTCGATCAGGGGCAGGCTGGCGACAACGTTGGTGTACTCCTTCGTGGTACCAAGCGCGAAGATGTTGAACGTGGACAGGTTCTTGCCGCTCCAGGTTCCATTCATCCTCACACAAAATTCAAGGCAGAAGTCTACATCTTGAATAAAGATGAAGGCGGACGTCACACTCCATTCTTCTCCGGATACCGTCCTCAGTTCTACTTCCGTACTACCGATATCACTGGTATCGTAACACTGGAAGAAGGCGTAGAAATGGTAATGCCTGGTGACAACGCAACATTTATTGTTGAGATGATCAACCCAATCGGCATGGATCCGGGACTTCGCTTCGCTATTCGCGAAGGTGGCCGCACCGTTGGTGCTGGGGTTGTAACTGAGATTATGGAGTAA
- a CDS encoding tRNA dihydrouridine synthase, with translation MNLLSIHPKKPWLAPLAGYSDLPFRMLCRNRGCAVACTEMISVKGLKYNGNGTKSLLTTCPEDNPLVVQLFGGDPQDYLDTMPELIDQGHSFFDLNSGCPVKKVLKAGGGSALLLEPDRLIETAANMVKVAGEGHVGVKIRLGFMSGEDNYLEVARRLEDVGIGWITLHPRYAKQMFSGTADWSKLAILKKHVSIPVIGSGDLFTAEDGIECIRQTGIDGIMFARGALYDPAIFSRYLKLIDEPNCDSLPEFDLGKTMEEHILSSREFDESNGSFRKIRSILPRYAKGLNGIRAVRGSISKCQNWDELLDAVRKISFLINE, from the coding sequence ATGAATTTACTTTCTATACATCCCAAAAAACCTTGGCTCGCTCCTCTGGCAGGATATTCCGACCTTCCATTTCGTATGTTATGCAGAAATAGAGGCTGTGCAGTCGCCTGCACTGAAATGATCAGCGTGAAGGGGCTTAAATATAATGGTAACGGAACCAAGTCCTTACTTACTACCTGCCCTGAAGATAATCCGCTTGTAGTTCAACTCTTTGGAGGAGATCCGCAAGATTACCTTGATACTATGCCTGAACTGATTGATCAGGGCCACTCTTTCTTTGATTTAAACTCGGGATGCCCAGTCAAAAAAGTACTTAAGGCCGGTGGAGGTTCCGCCCTGCTGCTTGAACCTGACAGGTTAATAGAAACCGCAGCGAACATGGTTAAAGTCGCAGGAGAAGGCCATGTAGGAGTTAAAATCAGACTCGGATTCATGTCCGGGGAAGATAATTACCTTGAAGTGGCCCGCAGGCTCGAAGATGTAGGCATCGGCTGGATCACCCTCCACCCGAGATATGCCAAGCAGATGTTTTCCGGCACCGCAGACTGGTCAAAGCTAGCCATTCTTAAAAAGCATGTATCAATCCCTGTAATAGGAAGCGGTGATCTTTTTACGGCTGAAGACGGTATCGAATGTATAAGACAGACTGGAATCGACGGTATTATGTTTGCCCGTGGCGCTTTATATGATCCTGCGATCTTTTCGCGTTACTTAAAACTTATTGACGAGCCGAATTGCGATTCCCTTCCGGAATTTGATTTAGGAAAAACAATGGAAGAACATATTCTATCAAGCCGCGAATTTGATGAAAGCAACGGTTCCTTTAGAAAAATTCGATCCATACTTCCCAGATATGCTAAAGGACTCAACGGGATAAGAGCTGTTCGAGGCAGTATTTCCAAGTGTCAAAACTGGGATGAACTTCTGGATGCAGTCCGAAAAATATCGTTTTTGATCAACGAGTAA
- a CDS encoding chemotaxis protein — protein MSSQTDILLEAGTNELEIVEFWLEEPPQEDGEENYRGFYGVNVAKVLEIIRMPEKVTHLPKVAHPAIMGTFNLRNKVIPLVDLSYWLNKKRVETEPPKVIVTEFNNVSSAFLVSGVTRIHRISWEKVEAPSTYVSTLSQDSITGVVKFDDRISLILDLEKIVAELNPALGLQLDDSIDWDVTGGYKALIADDSTLIREMLFELMTRAKFLVETAKTGRECWDKLLILKNQSIEEDRPITDFINVVVSDIEMPVMDGHNLTVRIKADPILKELPVILFSSIITDKLRHKGVSVGADDQISKPEVTELAKRAIALIRK, from the coding sequence ATGTCATCCCAGACCGACATCTTACTTGAAGCAGGTACCAACGAACTTGAAATCGTTGAGTTCTGGCTTGAAGAACCTCCCCAGGAAGACGGGGAAGAAAACTACCGTGGGTTTTACGGTGTAAACGTAGCAAAAGTTCTCGAAATTATAAGAATGCCTGAAAAGGTTACTCATCTGCCTAAGGTTGCGCACCCTGCAATAATGGGTACATTCAATCTTCGTAACAAGGTTATTCCACTTGTCGACTTAAGCTATTGGCTCAATAAAAAACGTGTTGAAACTGAACCTCCTAAAGTAATCGTTACAGAGTTCAACAACGTATCTTCAGCTTTTCTAGTCTCAGGCGTAACTAGAATTCACCGAATCAGCTGGGAAAAGGTTGAGGCTCCCTCAACTTACGTATCTACCCTCTCTCAAGATTCGATTACTGGTGTTGTAAAGTTTGATGACCGTATTTCTCTTATCCTTGATCTGGAAAAGATTGTCGCAGAACTTAACCCTGCACTGGGTCTTCAGCTTGACGATTCCATAGACTGGGACGTTACAGGTGGATACAAAGCTCTGATCGCTGATGACTCAACACTTATTCGCGAAATGCTGTTCGAGCTTATGACCAGAGCTAAATTTTTGGTTGAAACAGCTAAGACAGGACGTGAATGCTGGGACAAGCTGCTTATACTGAAAAATCAATCCATCGAGGAAGACAGACCCATCACAGATTTTATCAATGTGGTCGTCTCCGACATCGAAATGCCGGTTATGGACGGACACAATCTGACTGTACGCATTAAGGCCGATCCAATTCTCAAAGAACTTCCTGTTATCCTTTTCTCCTCTATCATTACCGATAAGCTGCGCCATAAAGGGGTATCAGTCGGAGCTGATGACCAGATATCAAAACCGGAAGTAACAGAACTTGCGAAAAGAGCCATTGCCCTTATAAGAAAATAA
- a CDS encoding chloride channel protein, whose amino-acid sequence MVSRDGLGNNGKRSESRFNSPRTQYLLLMTFSVVIGLAAAMGAFFFRWLIELFQSTFWNKGHNFLESVTNSPWWLVLLLPCAGGLIAGVIITRWAPEAKGPGVPEVIKAIAVRGGVIRHRITFLKAIVTSLLIGCGASVGREGPIVQIGASLGSSVSRLFKLDKSMLPVCVAAGAAAGISATFNAPLTGTLFAIEILLLDTEISYISHIIVASVTASALSKFFWGDFPTFDAPHFTFNNFEELIIFFILGILAGFVSLTFVAMIRTSENIFDKIPIKDWMKPGLGGLILGLIALKIPGVLGVGYETINLGLTGILPLDLALLLLVAKMVATSLCLGSGMSGGIFAPSLVLGATLGVSVSTGINMLLPDLALTHSQYALVGMGTVVAGTTLAPITAVLTVFELTYSYKIILPMMVGCITSTLVVRLLNGYSIYESKLLRQGVNIIRGHDESVLVNVAVAEVMETDFDTLNSSDSLHKAMEMVLSSPFPHFPVINKEDTLEGILTLRDMRAYFKDPDYLKELPAIVDSLMNRTIVSVPLDSNLKEALMLFERTGVSFLPVTDSQNKVIGIIKSIEAFKMFRKKRQRNRILSLSARD is encoded by the coding sequence ATGGTTTCCCGCGACGGACTAGGCAACAACGGAAAAAGGTCTGAATCAAGATTTAACAGCCCGCGAACTCAATACTTGCTGTTAATGACCTTTTCCGTTGTCATCGGCCTTGCTGCTGCGATGGGAGCCTTTTTTTTTAGATGGCTAATAGAGCTGTTCCAGTCAACATTCTGGAATAAAGGGCACAATTTCCTCGAAAGCGTAACAAATTCCCCATGGTGGCTTGTACTGCTACTCCCCTGTGCCGGCGGACTTATTGCTGGAGTGATCATTACCCGCTGGGCTCCTGAAGCCAAAGGTCCGGGAGTACCGGAGGTAATCAAAGCTATAGCTGTTCGCGGCGGCGTAATCCGGCACAGAATCACTTTTTTAAAAGCAATCGTAACAAGTCTTCTGATAGGTTGCGGAGCATCAGTAGGCCGGGAAGGCCCTATCGTTCAGATAGGAGCATCACTAGGCTCCTCAGTATCTAGACTATTCAAATTAGATAAAAGCATGCTCCCTGTTTGCGTAGCCGCTGGAGCCGCTGCCGGAATATCCGCAACATTCAATGCACCGCTGACCGGAACTCTCTTTGCTATCGAAATACTACTGCTCGACACCGAAATATCTTATATCAGCCACATAATAGTAGCCTCAGTAACGGCTTCCGCTCTTTCAAAATTTTTCTGGGGAGATTTTCCAACCTTCGACGCCCCTCATTTCACTTTCAATAACTTCGAAGAACTTATCATATTTTTCATTCTGGGTATTCTGGCGGGATTTGTTTCACTGACATTTGTTGCAATGATCAGAACTAGTGAAAACATCTTCGACAAAATTCCGATTAAAGACTGGATGAAGCCGGGACTTGGAGGACTTATCCTTGGTCTGATTGCTCTTAAGATTCCCGGAGTACTGGGAGTCGGATACGAAACCATCAACCTTGGCCTGACTGGAATACTGCCTCTTGACCTAGCCTTGCTCCTTCTAGTCGCCAAAATGGTTGCAACATCGCTTTGCCTTGGTTCAGGCATGAGCGGAGGGATTTTCGCTCCGTCACTGGTGCTTGGGGCAACTCTGGGCGTTTCCGTCAGTACAGGTATTAACATGCTTCTGCCGGATTTGGCGTTGACTCACAGTCAATATGCTCTGGTCGGAATGGGAACGGTAGTTGCTGGAACTACTCTTGCCCCTATAACCGCAGTTCTGACTGTTTTCGAGCTTACTTACTCATATAAAATTATATTGCCCATGATGGTCGGCTGCATCACCAGTACACTCGTAGTCAGACTTCTCAACGGGTACTCAATTTACGAGTCCAAATTACTGCGCCAAGGGGTAAACATAATCAGAGGGCACGATGAGTCTGTGCTGGTGAATGTCGCTGTAGCAGAAGTGATGGAAACAGATTTCGACACACTCAATTCGTCAGATTCACTGCACAAAGCAATGGAAATGGTCCTGAGTTCCCCTTTTCCGCACTTTCCGGTAATAAACAAGGAGGATACCTTAGAAGGAATTTTAACGTTGCGAGACATGCGCGCCTACTTCAAGGATCCAGACTACCTGAAAGAACTTCCTGCAATTGTCGATTCTCTCATGAACAGAACCATTGTTTCAGTTCCGCTGGATTCTAATCTAAAAGAAGCGCTAATGCTTTTCGAACGGACAGGAGTCTCTTTTCTCCCGGTTACAGACAGTCAAAACAAGGTCATCGGAATTATTAAGTCAATCGAAGCCTTCAAAATGTTTCGTAAAAAAAGGCAAAGAAACAGAATTTTATCTCTTTCCGCCAGAGACTAA
- a CDS encoding EAL domain-containing protein, producing the protein MENISNECLASVGQILEGKGVEVFYQPVLSLESKGVIGFEAFSRGVDELGKTIVEPACLFSSSLPPETQFKVEMLCLNKSLDSFRDIHLKYKSMILFLNVNSNIYNLPENEKQSPFKAVESFKFNPRTIAFEFEVSQLEKKIPLSLIRSLQESGYRISLDNSRVSLAGLGVVFKIRPDFVKLDRFFFQGIDKSSHKKDMVKAAALTFELAGAMPIAKGVETETEALALAEAGFYLQQGFFYTNEEEGKSGTVTFGEKMTKLSADFRGVKVVQFDDSREIFGHFHLALKSTVLKLQQEELAGMNDVLKELIKKEHGIVSVFVLDASGKQISQRLVGKSGDVIGKTVEVSLTGRDHSHEDYFIYLNSGLEKVAGRQRRSAFCREDSRYIASFFYREEGRRGLIIVLEYLDKPQEQEKKPESQKEQEQK; encoded by the coding sequence GTGGAAAATATTTCTAACGAATGTCTAGCATCTGTAGGTCAAATATTAGAAGGTAAAGGTGTTGAGGTTTTTTATCAGCCGGTGCTTTCCCTTGAATCAAAAGGAGTCATCGGATTTGAAGCCTTTTCTCGTGGTGTCGATGAGCTTGGGAAGACAATAGTTGAACCTGCTTGCCTGTTTAGCTCTTCATTGCCTCCGGAAACGCAATTTAAGGTTGAAATGCTCTGTCTTAATAAGAGTTTGGACTCGTTTCGGGACATCCACCTTAAATATAAAAGTATGATTTTGTTTTTGAACGTAAACAGCAATATTTATAATTTGCCGGAGAATGAAAAGCAGTCTCCATTTAAGGCCGTAGAGTCATTTAAGTTTAATCCTCGTACAATCGCATTTGAATTTGAGGTTTCTCAACTTGAAAAAAAGATACCTCTCAGCTTGATAAGATCTTTGCAGGAAAGCGGGTATAGAATTTCTTTGGATAACTCCCGGGTCAGCTTGGCTGGATTAGGCGTTGTTTTTAAGATTCGTCCTGATTTCGTTAAGCTTGATCGTTTCTTTTTCCAAGGAATTGATAAATCGAGTCACAAGAAAGATATGGTTAAGGCGGCAGCACTCACTTTTGAACTTGCCGGGGCAATGCCTATTGCCAAGGGAGTTGAAACTGAAACAGAAGCTCTTGCTCTTGCTGAAGCAGGGTTTTATCTTCAGCAGGGTTTTTTTTATACCAATGAGGAGGAAGGTAAAAGCGGTACAGTTACTTTTGGTGAGAAAATGACGAAGCTCAGTGCTGATTTCAGAGGCGTAAAAGTTGTACAGTTTGATGATTCGCGTGAAATCTTCGGGCATTTTCATCTTGCCTTAAAGAGTACAGTGTTGAAATTGCAACAGGAAGAACTTGCGGGGATGAACGATGTTCTTAAAGAGTTGATAAAAAAAGAACATGGTATTGTTTCTGTTTTTGTTTTGGATGCATCTGGTAAGCAGATTTCGCAGCGTTTAGTGGGTAAATCTGGAGATGTTATCGGAAAGACTGTAGAAGTATCACTTACAGGCAGAGATCACAGCCATGAAGATTATTTTATTTACTTAAATTCAGGGCTTGAGAAAGTTGCAGGAAGGCAACGGCGCTCTGCTTTTTGCCGGGAAGACTCCAGATATATTGCAAGTTTTTTTTACAGAGAAGAAGGTCGAAGAGGATTAATTATAGTACTTGAATATTTAGATAAGCCTCAGGAGCAGGAGAAGAAACCGGAATCGCAGAAGGAACAAGAACAGAAA
- the hypE gene encoding hydrogenase expression/formation protein HypE: MSSDKVLLDYGSGGRASQRLISELFIKHFANPELERLNDAAAFNIDGKISMSTDSFTVDPIFFPGGDIGSLAVHGTVNDVAMLGAIPKYLTCAYIIEEGFPMADLEKVVISMSEAVKDAGVAIVTGDTKVVPKGAVDKIFINTTGVGQIVADPMPSGDRATVGDAVLISGTMGDHGLTVLGTRGGISLESNVMSDSAALNHLLIKLVQEIPDVHVFRDPTRGGLATTLNEITTASNVCCELEESSIPVKPEVVGGCSILGLDPLYLANEGKFLCILPQKYAEQALEIMHADKHGKDACQIGNITDANPGKVILVTPLGGRRLLNMLEGEQLPRIC, translated from the coding sequence ATGTCCTCAGATAAAGTTTTACTTGATTACGGTTCTGGCGGAAGAGCTTCCCAGAGACTTATTTCGGAACTCTTTATTAAGCATTTTGCTAATCCTGAGCTTGAAAGACTCAATGATGCTGCCGCATTTAATATAGACGGCAAAATTTCCATGAGTACTGACAGCTTTACGGTTGACCCTATTTTCTTCCCCGGCGGGGATATCGGTTCTCTGGCTGTCCACGGCACAGTCAATGATGTTGCCATGCTGGGTGCTATTCCTAAGTATCTGACTTGTGCTTATATCATCGAAGAAGGCTTTCCTATGGCTGACCTTGAAAAGGTTGTTATTTCCATGAGTGAAGCTGTCAAAGATGCCGGAGTGGCAATCGTTACCGGAGATACTAAGGTTGTCCCGAAAGGCGCTGTTGATAAAATTTTTATCAATACAACAGGAGTAGGCCAGATTGTGGCTGATCCTATGCCTAGCGGAGACAGAGCTACTGTTGGTGATGCTGTTTTAATCAGCGGAACAATGGGTGATCACGGCTTGACTGTTCTTGGAACGCGCGGAGGGATTTCTCTCGAATCAAACGTTATGAGTGACAGCGCGGCTTTGAATCATCTTTTGATTAAGCTGGTGCAGGAAATTCCTGACGTTCATGTTTTTCGCGATCCTACTCGCGGCGGGCTTGCCACAACTTTGAACGAGATTACGACTGCTTCAAATGTCTGTTGTGAGCTTGAAGAGTCCTCCATTCCGGTTAAACCGGAAGTTGTCGGAGGCTGTTCTATCCTTGGACTTGATCCTCTCTATCTCGCGAATGAGGGTAAATTCCTGTGCATTCTGCCTCAGAAATACGCAGAACAGGCTCTTGAAATTATGCATGCGGATAAACATGGAAAGGATGCTTGTCAGATTGGAAATATTACCGATGCAAATCCTGGAAAAGTTATTCTCGTAACTCCTCTTGGAGGAAGACGTCTTTTGAATATGCTCGAAGGTGAGCAGCTGCCTAGAATTTGTTAA